Part of the bacterium genome is shown below.
GGACAGCTGTCCCTGCGCGCTGCGGGCTCAAATCGTCCCACCAGCATGCCAGAATATTCTCCGGTGCAGTGCTCGCCGGCAGAGTTGTATTATTGTACGAAGTCGCTCCGGTTGCGCTCGATGTAAATGAGAGCCAGCCGTTGGCGGAAATCCTTACTTGCGAGTAGCTGTTGCCGTAGAACGGAAAACTGAAACCAATGGCATAAGGTCCGAGATTCTGGTCGTCAGACGTGAAGGACACGGCCGTGCCGATTGTGGAAATGTCCACCCAATTGTACGCTGGACCGCCCGCCGCGCGCGAGTCAATCCAGCGCCAGCCTCCGATGCCTGCTCCATAATTGCCTGCCGCGAAACTTGCTTCAGAGCTGCTCCAAGCCAGCGCGGCATCACCCGTGTTTTGAATGGTGATGTTCATATCGTAGGTATCACAGAGCGGAACAGACTGCGAGACGCTGTCCGGTATCACGGAAATCTCTCCGCGAGGCGCCGGACTCAATTGAATGTCCTGCACCGTCGGTGTGCCGCCGACGACATTGATATTATTCACCGTTTGACTGACATAGCCCGGAGAACTAAAGGTGAGACTGTAGGTGCCCGGAAGCAGAATGCGATAGTACTCGCCGTGCAGGGCGCTGCTGTAGGTCAGATAGGGGATATTCGCAAGCATGACGTTTGCCCGAAGTGGCAAACCCGTCTCCGCGTCCGTCACGATTCCGCGAATGCCCTCGCGGGCTTCAAGCAGATAGTCAATCATCGCCTGCCGGTTCATCTCCCATAGACTGTCCAACGCGCTCTCAGGACCTGACTTAATATCCGATATCTCCAGCGTTATTTCCTTGCAGCCCATCCACACATAATTCCAATCCTGCATTCCACCGGAAACATGGTACCATTCGGCGCCATTGGTTGTGCCATCCGGCGGGAAATCTTCGCTATTGTACATCGCGGGATTCGCTTGCGAATAGGTCAGTGAGATGTGATAGAAGTGCGCGTTCTCAGGAGACGGGGAGAATACGCTGGACCCGTTGTAGTTGCTGTCCCACGGATAATTGGCGACTAATGCGCCGCCGTGAAAATTCGCTGAAATGACAAAATTCCGTGTGGCAGAAAAATTCATCACGTGTGCCGTTTCAATCTCTCGTCCCGCCGTTGTGTTCGTCGAATCCCATGCCCGGTCGGGGAAATCACGATTCAAATCCTGACCGTTGGCATTGAATCTCTGTCCCAGCGTGCCAACGTCGCGGCCATCAGGATTCATCAGCGGCAGAATGTATATTTCGTAGTCGTTGACCATTTCGGTCAACACCGCGTCCGTCCCGTAGCCAGTCAGCAGCGTATCAATGAACTTCAGACAGTTCTCCAGTCCAACCACCTCATCTCCGTGCATCGCCGCGACATACTTTGTTTCGATTTCCGGTTCGTCCACCGTAACGTTGTCGGAGATTTTCCCGACCCAAAGAGGTCTTCCCTGCACGGAGTTGCCGATGCTTTGATATGAGAACAGGGTCGGATACGCGGCTGCCCACGCGATGAATTCGGCTTCGATGTCGGCATTCTCGTGGTATTCGTCCAATCTGCCGGGTTCGATCCGTTCTTCCGGCAGCCACTCGACAGAGAATCCGCGCGCGCGTAATTGGTCGAAATCCTCAGGCAGCAAGTAGACCCGCGCTGTTGTCCCGCGCACATGGTCTATGATTCCACCGGTGTCTTCAATAATCTTCGCATCGAGCGGCGAGGTCAATTCAATTTCAGCAAGCCGTGAATTGAGCATATTCTTCTTCACGGGACGCGCTTCCAGAGTCTGGGCGCATAAAGCAACCAGCAATATGACAACATTAGTAAATACTGTCCAACGCTTCATCATGTCTATCCAATTCTAAGTTAACTTCACACCGGCTTCAGGGTGCAACTCAATCCATTCACTCCACGAACCCGGGTACAATTGCAATTTTCCATATCCGGCCTGATCCAAAGCCAACAGGAGCTGACAGGCTGTCACTCCTGATCCGCAATAGGCCGTGACACTCTCATCGTCTGTAATTCCGGCTTCGCCAAACAACGCGCGAAGCTCTTCGAGGCTCTTCAGTCTTGGCGGGTCACCTGTAAGCAAATCTGCCAACGGAATACTTCTCGCGCCTTCAATATGTCCGGCACGTTTGTCAAGCGGTTCTATTTCTCCGCGATATCGTTCCGCCGCGCGTGCGTCCAACACGGTTTCGCCGCGCGCGAGTTTTCGTTCCACTTCGATGGCATTGCTCATCATCTCACTTCGCAGCCGCACCGGATAGGGTGCCACCGGAAGGCGCTTGTGTTCGCGTGTTTCCACCTCGCGGCCCTCCGCCTGCCATTTCACAAATCCACCGTCCAGCACAGCCACGTCGTCCACTCCAATCCACCGCAGCAACCACCACAGCCGCGCGGACACTTTGAAGCTATCTCCCTCCGTCGCAACCACAAACTTGCCCTGGCCGATTCCAATAGACGCGAGCTTCCGCACCATGTCTTCAGGATTTGGCAGCGGATGCCTGCCTTTGGAATAATCCCCGAGCTCGGACAATACTGAATCCACATCCACAAACACCGCACCGGGAATGTGACCCTGCAAATAGCTTGCATATGCCGCCGCGCTGTCCATATGCACCCAACGTGCGTCGGCAATTACAATTGTCTCATCCTGAAGATGTTCGGCCAGCCAATCCGTCGTGACAATCTGTTTCACTCCAGAGGCTCCACAGTCACATGGAAATAGCCTTTGAGCGGATGCAGTGGAGCGCTGTTTGGCAGCACGACTGAAGTGTCAGTTGTCACCGCCAGAATTGTCTCAAAATTCCCGTCAAGCAATGAATCCGACTTCACGGTGAATAATCCAGTTCCCTCGTAGCTCCAATACAAATAGATGCTGTCCACCGTCGCCCGGATTACCAAATCATCTATAGCTGCGGGAGGTCCGGCAGTCTCAGGCCCGTGATAACCCTGGTCGGCAATTCCGCCGTCTGCGACAAAATCCGTTCGAGTAGAACCCTCCGGCGCGGTCGCCGAAGTTTCGCCGGCATTCACGCACGGCGAGTCTGCACTGTCACCAGTTGTAATGTGAGCAAGATAGTATTCGTGTCCGCTGCCGCTCACCCATCGCGGGTTCAACTGAATATTGTAATATCTGTCACATGGGTCGCCGTTCGCATTCAGGCTGTCCAGACCGCCAAGCCCCGCCGGGCCTTGCGACGGCGAATTGCCGAAGAACGCGAAATTGGCGCTGTCATTTATCGCGACACAATTATTGCGAATCACGGAAGTCGGTGTGACGAAGAAGTATATGCCGTCGCCGTTGTTGTCAGCGATGATGTTGTTTTTCACCTGTGTCGAACCGAACCGCATGTATATGCCGGCTCCGTCAACTGCGCTGTTTCCGGCAATCGTGTTAAACTCTATTTGCGCGCTCGTGCTGCCGGTCCAAAAGGCGCCGCCTGTCGTCGAACTGTTGTTGAGCACGAGATTATTGCGGATGAGAGCGGGTGCTGCATCAAGAAACACCGCGCCGCCCGTGGAGGTTGAACTGTTTCCGCAAAGAATACTGTTCCGCACCTGCCCTGTCGCGCCTTGAGCAAGAAACCCTCCCCCGGCCGTCGCGCTGCCGCCCGTCAGGACGCAGTAGTCAATCACCGGATTGCTGCCGCTGCGCGAGCACACCAATCCACCCGAGTCTGCAACGCCTTGAGCAAAGACACACTCGATAAACTGCGGTGATGACTGCTCGAGATAGACGATGCCGCCCTGCAACGCTCTATGTCTGGTGAGAGTGCATGAAGTCAGAGTCGGAGACACGCCGTTCATCCGGATAGCACCGCCCTGCGTGCGTTTGGTGTCTATTGCGCGCGCGTCCGCTATCAGGACATGCTCCAGCTCGCTTGCACCCGCGTTGCTGTTCATCACCATGCCGCGCCAGCGCCCCGGATTTGTGCTGGTATCTGTGACAAACGAAATGGAGTCCGTCACGGTTCCTATTGCATTCAATATCCCTGAAACCTGCATCCCGCTCGGACCGCAGAAGAGCAGAGTGGTACCCGGCGCAAGCACCAGACTGTTTGCTGAATCAATAACGATATCAGCCACGACTTTGAAAGTGTCAGGTCCCAATGCGCCGAAAAGCGAACCGAACAGACCGTCCGGCGAGAAACCGTCCACGGATTCAAATGCTCCCATATCCGGCAAGGTCATCACCGGTTGCGGACGAGGTTCGCCTGCAAGGTCTGTGGCCAGTAAATTCCAATTCCCTGCGCCAATCGCCCTGCTGGATGACATCAGTGACCAGTCACCGCCCGATTCATCCGTGAACTCCGCATCTCCATAGACATTGAAATACGTGTCACAGGAGTCGCCGTTGGCATTCGTGGCCGTGAGGATTCCCAAATGGGGAGGACCTTGACTCGGGTCATTGCCAGAGAAGATCGGAGACGTCTCTATGAGTGAATAGGCGACTCGCGAGGAACTGCCTCCGGCAAGATATAGATTGTTTCCAGCGGAAGCCCCGATGACCGTATTCTCGATATCAGACACCGATGACTCAAGCCGCAGTCCGCCCCCGATGTTTCCGCCGAACGTGCAGTGAAGCAAGTTGATTTTGCTCGCATTGGCAGTTGCCAGTCCACCGCCTTGTGCTGCCGTGGAATTGGAAACAACAAGGCAGTTGGTGGCCGTCAATGTACTTTGGTTCGTTGATATTCCGCCGCCATTCAAACCAGCGGAATTGTCCGCAATCAGACAGTTCGTGACTACGGCTTCGGCGGCCTCCCAGAGATGCACTCCACCGCCTTCATCGTCAGCACTATTCGAGCGAATCCGGCAGTTGCTCAAAGTCGGCTGGGACTGCCGGATGGACAGGCCGCCGCCATTTCCAAGACTCGTGTTGCTGTCAAAATCGCAATTCGTGAAAGTTGGATGCGCGTTATTGCGCAGGAAAACTCCGCCGCCGTACAACCCTGCCGTATTATCGCGCACAATGCAGTCAATGAACGTTGGTGCGCCATCCAGGGTCACCCAAATTCCCGCACCCTCTCCATTGGCAAGATTACCGCGCACTTCACACTGCTCGAAAATCCCGTTCGACAACTCGCGATAGCTGTGAATACCGCCACCGTCATCCGCCGAACGGTTATTCACGATTTTGCAGCGGAGCATATGCGGCGAGGATTCCCAATTGTAGATTCCACCGCCGTCGAAATCCGTCGTATAGTTCGCGTCAAGGACACAATCTATGATTTGCGGCGAGGAGTTTTCGCAGGCGATGCCGCCGCCGTGACCGCGTCCCTGATTTCCTTTAATGACTGTACAATCCAGCGTCGCGAACGAGTTCTTGAACATGATTCCACCGCCGTTCACGCGCGCGAAATTGCTGTCAAAGGTGCAGGACATCAGCAGAGGCGTTGTGCCGCGAACATACGACCCGCCGCCGCTGCCGTTCAGCGCACTGTTACGGAACAACCGCGTGCTGCTGACGACCGAATTGACCGAGTTGTTCAGGAACAGGCCGCCCCCCTCCGCCCGGGAGATGTTCCGTTCAAAGAAGCAGGAGTCCATCAGCAATGTCGAGGCGCTCACATAGACGCCTCCTCCGGCAAGTTCGGCACGGTTGCGCCGAAACGTCGTGTGCTCAACGCTTATGGTCGTCCCGTTGCTGACGATTAACGCGCCGCCAAGACTGTCCGCACCCAAATTACCGTTCGCCAGCGAATGCTCAAAAACCGCGTACTGAATGTAACTTGAATCGTCCGCGTTGCTCAGCGACATCCCGCGCCACTTGGTTGGATTCTGCAACGTGTCTGTTGTGAAGACTACCGAATCTCCGTGGGCTCCGTTTACCGCAAGATAACCGAAAACGGAGAGCGAATATGCGCCCGCAAAGTAGACCCGCACTCCGGGTTCTATGGTCAGGCTGTCCCCGGCCAACACCGAGATGTTCCCCTGCACCACATAGGGGCTGCCCGATGAAGTCCAAAGTGCGTCAACAGTGCCCGCCGCCACGAAGGTCGTATCCGCACGCGCCAACCCGCTCACAAGCAGACTCAGAAGAAGCCCAATGACGCCTGATTTTCCTGCCAAAGCTCGCATATCCATATTCCGCGGTTCGTTGCTCATTCCTCAAGATACAGCCCAAGACCAATCTTTGTCCTAATCCTTACAATTTGCAACCGAATCCTCCTGAATGCAAGCCGACAGAATCTCAATTTTGGTCTCTGTTCCGTATCCTACAATGAGATAAACATAGTATTATTAATGTCTTATAAATTTCTCAATTTAATCGCCCCGCCATTGCCGCATTGTTTGCGAGGCCTAACCCGACTGCCCCCGGCTTGAGCCGGAGGTTTTGCCTGAGAAGTCTGAACCCTTGCATATGAATTTTCAAAGCGCGAACTTATACAAATTTGGTTTCCCCGGGTGATACTACTAAGGAGATGCTGCATGATGAAAGGGACTAATCACGGACTGGCGCTGATACTGCTTATCGGCGCTCTTTTTGTTACGACATCCACTGCCTTCGCGATAGATGCTTCGGAAATCGCAAGGCTTAAGCAGAAAGCGGCTCGTGGCGAGCAGTTCACAACCGCCGAACGGCAATTGGCTGCCGAAGCGACCAGACAATTCGGAAGCCGTATACAATGGCCAGCTCAGAATGACGAACCGCGTTTACCGCGGCGTCCTCTCGATGAATACATTGCGGCCGAAGTGGATTATGAATGGGTGGACATCACGGACATCGGCACCGAGGCCGGCATTACCGGCGATGACCAGTCCGTCGGACCCTTCGCCCTCGGTTTTGATTTTCCCTACTACGATGAGTCGTACTCGCAGGTGTATATGACGTCCAACGGCTGGGCTACGTTTCAAGACCAGGCCGGATGGTCGCAGTATTGGAACGTCGAGATCCCCGATTTCGTGGATCCGCACAACGCGTTCTACATCTTCTGGGACGACCTCTATCCGCCCGCGGGTGGACAGTATTACTACTGGGCAGATCCAGCCGGTCAGCGTTTTGTCATGAGTTGGATTGATGTTCCGCATATCAGCGCCAACGACGAATTGCATACGTTTCAGATCATCTTGTATCCCAACGGTAACATACGTTACAACTATCAAACCGTGGATCAAGGTGTTATCGGAAATACGTCCTGTGGTGTCGGTATCGAGAACTCGAACAGCAGTGAAGGTTTGCAAGTCTGCAACGAGGGCGTTGGACTTCTGCCCATCTCGAACATGTCCCTGCTGATCGGTCAACCGGACGGCGTTCCTGCCCCGGTTACAAATCTTGCCGCGGTCGTGAACGATCATGATGTAACGCTGACTTGGACGGATCCCACGCAGGACACAAACGGCAATCCGCTGACCGTAGATAATCTGCAGGTCTGGAACGGACGGCCCGGTCAGGGTACTCTCGTTGCCACCGTCGCGCCCGGTGTCCAGACCTACACAATTGAGGATATGCTGGACGGCTCGCGCACGATCTATGTCCGCGCTTTCAACAATCCGTACTACGGAGGCGCTGACCGGGTCAACATCATCGTCGGAAATCCAAGCTATCAAAATACCTTTGATGTGAATAACGGTCAGTGGACCACCGACAACGGATGGGTGTGGGGCGCGCCCACGAACCCTGCCGTTCCGGGTGCATTCTCCGACCCGAATGCTTGGGGTACCGATTCACCCACAGGCTATCCCGGACTGGCGGATTATCAAGTTTCATTGAGCCCGAATCTTGTGGTTCAATCTCCCGATGCACTGATGGAGTTCTACCTCTACTATGACTGCGAAGACTTCTGGGATGGCGCAAATCTCAAAGTTTCTATTGACGGCGGCCTGACCTGGCAGGTGGCTGAGCCTGATGGCGGTTACCCAGTCATACTGTTCGATTTCACGCCGACGCCTTTGGCCGGTCAACCTGCATGGTCGGGGACTTCCGGCGGATGGGAGTATGTCAGCATTTCGCTCGCTCCGTTCCTCGGGGAAGTCGTCATGTTCCGCTTTGATTTTGCCGCCGACGACTTCGTTTCAGAACTGCCGGGTGTTTACTTCGATGACATGGTTATCTGGGGACTTGATGAACCGGTGTTAACCACGATGGCTGGAACCGTGACGCTGAATGGCG
Proteins encoded:
- a CDS encoding right-handed parallel beta-helix repeat-containing protein; the protein is MSNEPRNMDMRALAGKSGVIGLLLSLLVSGLARADTTFVAAGTVDALWTSSGSPYVVQGNISVLAGDSLTIEPGVRVYFAGAYSLSVFGYLAVNGAHGDSVVFTTDTLQNPTKWRGMSLSNADDSSYIQYAVFEHSLANGNLGADSLGGALIVSNGTTISVEHTTFRRNRAELAGGGVYVSASTLLMDSCFFERNISRAEGGGLFLNNSVNSVVSSTRLFRNSALNGSGGGSYVRGTTPLLMSCTFDSNFARVNGGGIMFKNSFATLDCTVIKGNQGRGHGGGIACENSSPQIIDCVLDANYTTDFDGGGIYNWESSPHMLRCKIVNNRSADDGGGIHSYRELSNGIFEQCEVRGNLANGEGAGIWVTLDGAPTFIDCIVRDNTAGLYGGGVFLRNNAHPTFTNCDFDSNTSLGNGGGLSIRQSQPTLSNCRIRSNSADDEGGGVHLWEAAEAVVTNCLIADNSAGLNGGGISTNQSTLTATNCLVVSNSTAAQGGGLATANASKINLLHCTFGGNIGGGLRLESSVSDIENTVIGASAGNNLYLAGGSSSRVAYSLIETSPIFSGNDPSQGPPHLGILTATNANGDSCDTYFNVYGDAEFTDESGGDWSLMSSSRAIGAGNWNLLATDLAGEPRPQPVMTLPDMGAFESVDGFSPDGLFGSLFGALGPDTFKVVADIVIDSANSLVLAPGTTLLFCGPSGMQVSGILNAIGTVTDSISFVTDTSTNPGRWRGMVMNSNAGASELEHVLIADARAIDTKRTQGGAIRMNGVSPTLTSCTLTRHRALQGGIVYLEQSSPQFIECVFAQGVADSGGLVCSRSGSNPVIDYCVLTGGSATAGGGFLAQGATGQVRNSILCGNSSTSTGGAVFLDAAPALIRNNLVLNNSSTTGGAFWTGSTSAQIEFNTIAGNSAVDGAGIYMRFGSTQVKNNIIADNNGDGIYFFVTPTSVIRNNCVAINDSANFAFFGNSPSQGPAGLGGLDSLNANGDPCDRYYNIQLNPRWVSGSGHEYYLAHITTGDSADSPCVNAGETSATAPEGSTRTDFVADGGIADQGYHGPETAGPPAAIDDLVIRATVDSIYLYWSYEGTGLFTVKSDSLLDGNFETILAVTTDTSVVLPNSAPLHPLKGYFHVTVEPLE
- a CDS encoding sulfurtransferase codes for the protein MKQIVTTDWLAEHLQDETIVIADARWVHMDSAAAYASYLQGHIPGAVFVDVDSVLSELGDYSKGRHPLPNPEDMVRKLASIGIGQGKFVVATEGDSFKVSARLWWLLRWIGVDDVAVLDGGFVKWQAEGREVETREHKRLPVAPYPVRLRSEMMSNAIEVERKLARGETVLDARAAERYRGEIEPLDKRAGHIEGARSIPLADLLTGDPPRLKSLEELRALFGEAGITDDESVTAYCGSGVTACQLLLALDQAGYGKLQLYPGSWSEWIELHPEAGVKLT
- a CDS encoding carboxypeptidase regulatory-like domain-containing protein, whose translation is MKRWTVFTNVVILLVALCAQTLEARPVKKNMLNSRLAEIELTSPLDAKIIEDTGGIIDHVRGTTARVYLLPEDFDQLRARGFSVEWLPEERIEPGRLDEYHENADIEAEFIAWAAAYPTLFSYQSIGNSVQGRPLWVGKISDNVTVDEPEIETKYVAAMHGDEVVGLENCLKFIDTLLTGYGTDAVLTEMVNDYEIYILPLMNPDGRDVGTLGQRFNANGQDLNRDFPDRAWDSTNTTAGREIETAHVMNFSATRNFVISANFHGGALVANYPWDSNYNGSSVFSPSPENAHFYHISLTYSQANPAMYNSEDFPPDGTTNGAEWYHVSGGMQDWNYVWMGCKEITLEISDIKSGPESALDSLWEMNRQAMIDYLLEAREGIRGIVTDAETGLPLRANVMLANIPYLTYSSALHGEYYRILLPGTYSLTFSSPGYVSQTVNNINVVGGTPTVQDIQLSPAPRGEISVIPDSVSQSVPLCDTYDMNITIQNTGDAALAWSSSEASFAAGNYGAGIGGWRWIDSRAAGGPAYNWVDISTIGTAVSFTSDDQNLGPYAIGFSFPFYGNSYSQVRISANGWLSFTSSATGATSYNNTTLPASTAPENILACWWDDLSPQRAGTAVRRWTNNADSFVVSFQNVQSYQNNGLYNFEVILKSDGSVTYQYGNMGTNRLTSSTIGMQSSDRTKGVTVIANAAYIANNLAISFCPASAVQTLPASGNVAIGGQQDVTLRLSSCCLPTGLSPANLAFNSNDPITPIYLLPVTIDAGGTLIPDAVDDLAISYESGNVYLHWTAVENAESYSVWRSAVWPVEIGTSTQIGTTASTNFVAPESGNAFDYYFVVSER